Below is a genomic region from Azospirillum brasilense.
GGCCGAGGTAGACTTCCATGGCGAAACCTCCTGTGTATGAAACCGGTTGCGGCGGCCTGTGGCCAGCGTCCCTCTAAGGACGTGCCACGCCGCCGAATGTGATAGAAAGCATACCGACATATTCTCCTGAACGGCTAGAGCCTGAGCAATAGACGATACAAAAAGTTACTTTTTTTGATTGTTATCTTTGCATTGCGACCCTGTGGTTGCATATTCATGTATGTGTTTGGCTGCAGCCGGATCGCCGCCGATGCGTCCGCTCGGTCGTCCGCGGTTATGGCTGCCCCGCACCGGACCGGCGCAGAAGCGGACGACTCGAACGGCACCCTCCGCCGTGATGGTCCGCAGCGGCGATTCTTGCGTCGTGCCCGCATCTTCGGCTATTCAAGGCGCACGCTTGTGCTACCGGAGGGAGTGTGGCCGATGGCCGTTCTGAATGGGTCGCTGCCGCTGCTCGGCGGGTTGACGGTGCGGTTTCCCCGCCCTTCGGACGACGACTTCCTGATGGGCCTCTTCATGGACGCGCGCCCCTGGCTGGCCAAGGCGCATCATGACCGCGACTTCATCCGGACGCTCTACGAACAGCAGTACGGCGCGCGGCGGATGGGGCAGGAAAGCCGTTATCCGGAGCATCTGGATTTCGTCGTCGAGAAGACGGGGCAGCCGGTGGGGCGGATCGTCATGGATCTGGGGCGCTACGACTGGCGGGTGTCGGAGGTGGAGATCCATCGTCTGGCCCGCGGCAAGGGCATCGGCACCGATCTGCTGCGCAGCTTCCAGGGGACCGCGGCGCAAATGCGCATTCCAATCACCTTGTCGGTGGCCGAGGTCGACACGCGCGTTCATTGGTTCTATCACCGGTTGGGCTTCGATCTTCTGGCGAAAACATCGCCGTCCCTTGAGCTGATCTGGCTGCCGCCCGGTCATCCGGGGATTCAGCACTTGCCGCCGCAGATCCTGCCGGCCCAGATGCAGCAGGGCGGCGCGTCCTGACGCTGGTCTCTTGGTGACGCGGTCGGGCGGTCCGCT
It encodes:
- a CDS encoding GNAT family N-acetyltransferase, whose translation is MAVLNGSLPLLGGLTVRFPRPSDDDFLMGLFMDARPWLAKAHHDRDFIRTLYEQQYGARRMGQESRYPEHLDFVVEKTGQPVGRIVMDLGRYDWRVSEVEIHRLARGKGIGTDLLRSFQGTAAQMRIPITLSVAEVDTRVHWFYHRLGFDLLAKTSPSLELIWLPPGHPGIQHLPPQILPAQMQQGGAS